Proteins from one Deinococcus sp. AB2017081 genomic window:
- a CDS encoding ABC transporter substrate-binding protein, producing the protein MSRTGLLLSVSALLLSSAASAQTSLRFSTWAGGDGLALLQQLAQEYGAQTPGVKVSVEVTPFADYARKVAVQLASGDGPDIGWLAEANVPTFLASRSLRDLAALRTDQSFNVADFPTSALSLWTQGRALYGVPFSNSPSVLFYNKDLFRQAGVADPMAQYAKGTWTYTSFRTAAKTIKDKTGAYGARIMRLDIKAWNSGTLPVLWSNGGNAFDAKLKCALNTPASVQAFQLMHDMTFRDQSVPRPGDQTTFQGGKLGMYVDNVSFSAQLRDAPFKWGVAPMPRGSTGRVTQLGQAGYVVFAKSAHPAEAQAFLKFLASPAVMARTAKFFPPPRKSVLNSAAYLGSNPAIPAADVKTALVSQLGSARVFKTGENYLRAGDVIAGGLERLYQPGANVGSVLNDICRQVDSL; encoded by the coding sequence ATGTCCCGTACCGGTCTGCTGCTCAGCGTGTCCGCCCTGCTTCTGTCGTCCGCCGCCTCCGCTCAGACCAGCCTGCGTTTCTCCACATGGGCCGGCGGTGACGGCCTCGCCCTGCTCCAGCAGCTCGCCCAGGAGTATGGGGCCCAGACCCCCGGCGTGAAGGTCAGCGTGGAGGTCACACCCTTCGCGGACTACGCGAGGAAGGTCGCGGTGCAGCTCGCGTCCGGCGACGGCCCGGACATCGGGTGGCTCGCCGAGGCCAACGTACCCACCTTCCTTGCCAGCCGCTCGCTGCGCGACCTCGCGGCCTTACGGACGGATCAGAGCTTCAACGTCGCGGACTTCCCGACCAGTGCCCTGTCGCTGTGGACGCAGGGCAGGGCGCTGTACGGCGTGCCGTTCTCGAACTCGCCCTCGGTGCTCTTCTACAACAAAGACCTCTTCCGGCAGGCGGGCGTCGCAGATCCGATGGCGCAGTACGCCAAGGGCACGTGGACATACACGTCCTTCCGCACGGCCGCAAAGACCATCAAGGACAAGACGGGTGCGTACGGCGCACGCATCATGCGGCTGGACATCAAGGCGTGGAACAGCGGCACCCTGCCGGTGCTGTGGTCGAACGGCGGCAATGCCTTTGACGCGAAGCTGAAGTGTGCCCTGAACACGCCCGCCAGCGTGCAGGCCTTCCAGCTCATGCACGACATGACCTTCAGGGATCAGTCGGTGCCGCGTCCCGGTGACCAGACGACCTTCCAGGGCGGCAAGCTTGGGATGTACGTGGACAACGTCAGTTTCAGTGCCCAGCTCAGGGACGCGCCCTTCAAGTGGGGGGTGGCCCCGATGCCCAGAGGCAGCACGGGCCGGGTCACGCAGCTCGGGCAGGCCGGGTATGTGGTCTTCGCAAAGTCCGCCCACCCGGCCGAGGCGCAGGCCTTCCTGAAGTTCCTGGCGTCTCCGGCCGTGATGGCCCGCACTGCGAAGTTCTTCCCGCCGCCCCGGAAGAGCGTGCTGAACAGCGCCGCGTACCTGGGCAGCAACCCGGCGATTCCCGCCGCCGACGTCAAGACCGCTCTGGTCAGCCAGCTCGGTAGCGCCCGCGTCTTCAAGACCGGAGAGAACTACCTGCGCGCGGGTGACGTCATCGCCGGCGGTCTGGAGCGGCTGTACCAGCCGGGCGCGAACGTGGGCAGCGTCCTGAACGACATCTGCCGGCAGGTGGACAGCCTATGA
- a CDS encoding FAD-dependent oxidoreductase — protein sequence MPDTHTDILIIGGGTGGVAAALAALRLGRRVLMTEETDWIGGQLTSQAVPPDEGVWIEEVGCTASYRAFRGGVRAYYRQHYPLRPESMAERDLNPGAGTVSRLCHEPRVALAVLEAMLAPYRANRQLDVWLDTRPVAVEMDGDRVAAVTVENLRTGERSILTAPYVLDATEMGELLELGNIESVIGAEGQDQTGEPHALPEADPLNQQAISWCFAMDHLEGEDHTIDKPGGYDFWREYQAPFWPDRQLSWTLCHPITHRAVYRDLFGNPDETPHGGDLWHFRRIFARRHYPEGRYASDITLVNWPQIDYWLGPVLGVSEEEKARHLAGARDLSLSLLYWMQTEAPRHDGPGHGYPGLRLRGDVTGTTDGLAKAIYVRESRRIRAQFTVLEQMVGVDARAGLQGAEPFPDTVGIGQYRIDLHPSTRGRNYVDVASWPFQIPLGALIPVRVENLLPAAKNLGVTHITNGCYRLHPVEWNIGEAAGALAAHALNAGLTPAQVYHSPDLLSDFQRLLERDLGVELHWPDAQRLTPSPGF from the coding sequence ATGCCAGACACCCACACAGACATCCTGATCATCGGCGGCGGCACCGGCGGCGTCGCCGCGGCCCTCGCTGCCCTGCGCCTGGGCCGGCGCGTCCTCATGACCGAGGAAACGGACTGGATCGGCGGGCAGCTCACCTCCCAGGCCGTCCCGCCCGACGAGGGCGTCTGGATCGAGGAGGTGGGCTGCACCGCGAGTTACCGCGCCTTCAGGGGCGGGGTGCGGGCGTACTACCGCCAGCACTACCCGCTGCGGCCCGAGTCGATGGCCGAGCGCGACCTGAATCCCGGCGCGGGCACGGTGAGCCGCCTGTGCCACGAACCGCGCGTGGCGCTGGCGGTGCTGGAGGCCATGCTCGCCCCGTACCGAGCGAACCGGCAGCTCGACGTGTGGCTGGACACCCGGCCAGTGGCGGTCGAGATGGACGGCGACCGCGTGGCCGCCGTCACGGTGGAGAACCTCCGCACCGGGGAGCGGTCAATCCTCACAGCGCCGTATGTACTCGACGCCACGGAGATGGGCGAGCTGCTGGAACTCGGGAACATCGAGAGCGTCATCGGGGCCGAGGGGCAGGATCAGACCGGCGAGCCGCACGCGCTGCCCGAGGCCGACCCCCTGAACCAGCAGGCGATCAGCTGGTGTTTCGCGATGGATCACCTGGAGGGCGAGGATCACACCATCGACAAGCCCGGCGGTTACGATTTCTGGCGCGAGTACCAGGCCCCCTTCTGGCCGGACAGGCAACTGAGCTGGACGCTGTGCCATCCCATCACGCACCGCGCCGTGTACCGTGACCTGTTCGGCAATCCCGATGAGACCCCGCACGGCGGCGACCTGTGGCACTTCCGGCGCATCTTCGCCCGGCGGCACTACCCCGAGGGCCGCTATGCCAGCGACATCACGCTCGTGAACTGGCCGCAGATCGACTACTGGCTGGGGCCGGTGCTCGGCGTCAGCGAGGAGGAGAAGGCGAGGCACCTCGCCGGGGCCCGCGACCTGAGCCTGAGCCTGCTGTACTGGATGCAGACGGAGGCCCCCCGCCACGACGGCCCCGGTCACGGCTACCCGGGCCTGCGCCTGCGCGGCGACGTGACCGGCACCACCGACGGGCTCGCCAAGGCCATCTACGTCCGCGAGTCCCGCCGCATCCGCGCGCAGTTCACGGTGCTTGAGCAGATGGTCGGCGTGGACGCCCGCGCCGGCCTGCAGGGCGCCGAGCCGTTCCCAGACACCGTCGGCATCGGGCAGTACCGCATCGACCTGCACCCCTCGACCCGTGGACGCAACTACGTGGATGTGGCGTCCTGGCCCTTCCAGATCCCGCTCGGTGCCCTGATCCCGGTGCGCGTGGAAAACCTGCTGCCGGCCGCCAAGAACCTCGGGGTCACGCACATCACCAACGGCTGCTACCGCCTGCATCCCGTCGAGTGGAACATCGGCGAGGCCGCCGGAGCGCTGGCGGCGCACGCCCTGAACGCGGGCCTGACCCCGGCGCAGGTGTACCACTCGCCCGACCTGCTGAGCGACTTCCAGCGTCTGCTGGAGCGCGACCTGGGCGTCGAGCTCCACTGGCCCGACGCGCAGCGGCTCACCCCCTCGCCGGGGTTCTAG
- a CDS encoding carbohydrate ABC transporter permease, with amino-acid sequence MMGAARPGRPALRRAQREALMGVLFAAPFALGMLLVVVLPLLGVIGISLTQWSLLDAPRWVGLHNYARLAADPAFLRSAGVTAAFTAGILVLNISVALALATLLNAKLRGIGVFRTIIFSPVVMPVVAWALVWKFLLQPDGTVNAGLSRLGAGDANLLFTPGTALWTVVVIEVIKAVGLNAVIFLSALQGVPPELHEAARLDGASPWQVFRHITLPLISPTFFLVFIVTLIGALKLFTPVYVLTGGGPADATTTLIVYMFKQGFQFFEFGYASAVATVLFVIVLALTVAQWSLRRRLVFYES; translated from the coding sequence ATGATGGGCGCGGCACGCCCGGGCCGGCCGGCCCTGCGGCGTGCCCAGCGCGAGGCGCTGATGGGCGTGTTGTTCGCCGCGCCCTTCGCGCTGGGGATGCTGCTCGTCGTCGTTCTGCCACTGCTGGGCGTGATCGGCATCTCGTTGACGCAGTGGTCGCTGCTCGACGCGCCGCGCTGGGTGGGTCTGCACAACTATGCGCGCCTCGCCGCCGATCCGGCTTTCCTGCGCAGCGCCGGCGTGACGGCCGCGTTCACCGCTGGCATTCTGGTGCTCAACATCAGCGTGGCGCTGGCCCTGGCGACGCTGCTCAACGCGAAACTGCGCGGCATCGGGGTGTTCCGCACCATCATCTTCTCCCCGGTCGTGATGCCGGTCGTCGCGTGGGCGCTCGTGTGGAAATTCCTGCTGCAGCCCGACGGCACCGTGAATGCCGGGCTGTCGCGGCTCGGGGCCGGCGACGCGAACCTGCTGTTCACGCCCGGCACGGCCCTGTGGACGGTCGTGGTCATTGAAGTCATCAAGGCGGTGGGTCTGAATGCCGTGATCTTCCTCAGTGCCCTCCAGGGCGTCCCCCCGGAACTGCACGAGGCCGCCCGGCTCGACGGCGCGAGTCCGTGGCAGGTCTTCCGGCACATCACCCTGCCACTGATCTCCCCGACCTTCTTCCTGGTGTTCATCGTCACGTTGATCGGGGCGCTGAAGCTCTTCACGCCGGTGTACGTGCTGACCGGGGGCGGCCCGGCGGACGCGACCACCACGCTGATCGTGTACATGTTCAAGCAGGGCTTCCAGTTCTTCGAGTTCGGGTATGCGAGCGCAGTCGCGACCGTGCTGTTCGTGATCGTCCTGGCGCTGACCGTAGCCCAGTGGTCGCTGCGCCGCCGGCTGGTGTTCTATGAGAGCTGA
- a CDS encoding FadR/GntR family transcriptional regulator: MTAKVPAYRQAQIAIKRYIEEHRLQPGDPLPSEGQLARDMGMSRLSLREGVKTLEAVGILEARHGEGLYVKTFTFDSIFENLPYSFAADGKSLRDLLQVRTALEEGLIGTVATQATPAQLDHLQHLAQRMMDRARAGETFADEDREFHLTLYGPLQNQFLTRLVDLFWEVFRRLHGTTGVTHWNMQKTAQDHLDIVQALREGNVARSGDAMREHFRQIQERLGSGDGEPPVVTDILPRPPSRTPF, encoded by the coding sequence ATGACCGCCAAAGTTCCGGCCTACCGTCAGGCCCAGATCGCCATCAAGCGCTACATCGAGGAGCACCGCCTGCAGCCCGGCGACCCCCTCCCCTCCGAGGGCCAGCTCGCCCGCGACATGGGCATGAGCCGCCTGTCGCTGCGAGAGGGGGTCAAGACCCTGGAGGCCGTCGGCATCCTGGAGGCCCGCCACGGCGAGGGGCTGTACGTCAAGACCTTCACCTTCGACAGCATCTTCGAGAACCTCCCCTACTCCTTCGCCGCCGACGGCAAGTCCCTGCGCGATCTGCTGCAGGTGCGCACCGCGCTGGAAGAGGGGCTGATCGGCACGGTGGCCACCCAGGCCACGCCCGCGCAGCTCGACCACCTGCAGCACCTGGCACAGCGGATGATGGACCGGGCGCGTGCCGGCGAGACCTTCGCCGACGAAGACCGCGAGTTCCACCTGACGCTCTACGGCCCCCTGCAAAACCAATTCCTGACCCGCCTGGTCGACCTGTTCTGGGAGGTCTTCCGCCGCCTGCACGGCACCACCGGCGTCACCCACTGGAACATGCAGAAGACTGCGCAGGATCACCTGGATATCGTGCAGGCCCTACGCGAGGGCAATGTCGCGCGCTCGGGCGACGCCATGCGCGAACACTTCCGGCAGATCCAGGAACGCCTCGGCAGCGGCGACGGCGAACCGCCGGTCGTGACCGACATCCTGCCGCGGCCCCCGAGCCGCACCCCGTTCTGA
- a CDS encoding dihydrodipicolinate synthase family protein gives MTALTADGIHSTWVTVLLPVRENDTVDYAALERQVQALVAAGVDGVYTNGTAGEFHTQDDDEFLEVSTVVARICGCSGTPFQLGVSHPVAQTSLARLRRDEMPDQADAFPTGVGMIRLDHQSHPAFLTSTVHRRPRHGFLAQLHAPIAHATAHAPNSAYATKRKPTSKTWVSVVCPKGFEPLAF, from the coding sequence ATGACCGCGCTGACGGCCGATGGTATCCACAGCACGTGGGTCACCGTGCTGCTCCCTGTCCGGGAGAATGACACCGTCGACTATGCCGCCCTGGAACGTCAGGTGCAGGCGCTCGTCGCCGCGGGCGTGGACGGTGTGTACACCAACGGCACGGCCGGCGAGTTCCACACCCAGGACGACGACGAGTTTCTGGAGGTGAGCACGGTGGTGGCGCGGATCTGCGGGTGCAGCGGGACGCCGTTCCAGCTGGGCGTCAGCCATCCGGTCGCGCAGACCTCGCTGGCGCGGCTGCGGCGCGACGAAATGCCCGATCAGGCCGACGCGTTCCCCACGGGTGTGGGGATGATCCGTCTCGATCACCAATCCCATCCCGCTTTCCTGACTTCGACTGTTCACCGGAGGCCACGGCATGGATTTCTGGCACAGCTCCATGCTCCTATTGCACACGCTACTGCACACGCGCCGAATAGTGCATATGCCACAAAGAGAAAACCCACGTCTAAGACGTGGGTTTCTGTGGTGTGCCCGAAGGGATTCGAACCCCTGGCCTTCTGA
- a CDS encoding ABC transporter permease, with translation MGTYVLRRLATSVPLLLVITVIIFTLLQFTPGDPLDAYIPQDTVVTAEQRQSIKAQLGLDQPTPVQYLRWLGEAAQGNLGYRIKNGEPVAAEIARRLPPTLMMMGLGMTVGIVLGVLFGVIAAVRRYTALDTALTVLAFLGISTPAFLAGLVGMYVFVLKLGWFPAGGYQTPGDGSAADILRHLVLPALILSVTYVATLMRYTRSSVLEVITQDFVRTASAKGVTARRVISKHVLRNALIPVVTVIGANTANLIGGAVFLESIFSWPGTGQLYLDAIDARDYPMIMGTTLVLAAVILLANLVTDVLYGVIDPRIRYS, from the coding sequence GTGGGCACGTATGTCCTGCGCCGCCTGGCGACCAGCGTGCCGCTGCTGCTCGTCATCACGGTCATCATCTTCACGCTGCTGCAGTTCACGCCGGGCGATCCGCTGGACGCCTACATCCCGCAGGATACGGTCGTCACGGCCGAGCAGCGTCAGAGCATCAAGGCGCAACTCGGGCTCGACCAGCCCACACCTGTCCAGTACCTGCGCTGGCTCGGCGAGGCGGCGCAGGGCAACCTGGGCTACCGCATCAAGAACGGCGAGCCCGTCGCCGCCGAGATCGCGCGCCGCCTGCCGCCCACCCTGATGATGATGGGCCTGGGCATGACCGTGGGCATCGTGCTGGGCGTGCTGTTCGGGGTGATCGCGGCGGTGCGGCGCTACACGGCGCTCGACACCGCCCTGACGGTGCTGGCCTTCCTGGGGATCTCCACGCCCGCGTTCCTGGCCGGGCTGGTGGGCATGTACGTGTTCGTCCTGAAGCTGGGCTGGTTTCCCGCCGGCGGGTACCAGACGCCGGGCGATGGCAGCGCCGCCGACATCCTGCGGCACCTCGTGCTGCCCGCCCTGATCCTGTCGGTCACGTACGTCGCCACCCTGATGCGCTACACGCGCTCCAGCGTGCTGGAGGTGATCACGCAGGACTTCGTGCGGACCGCCAGCGCGAAGGGCGTCACGGCCCGGCGGGTCATCAGCAAGCATGTGCTGCGCAACGCCCTGATTCCCGTGGTCACCGTGATCGGGGCGAACACCGCCAACCTGATCGGCGGGGCGGTGTTCCTCGAGAGCATCTTCTCGTGGCCCGGCACCGGGCAGCTGTACCTAGACGCGATCGACGCGCGCGACTACCCGATGATCATGGGCACGACGCTGGTGCTGGCCGCCGTGATCCTCCTGGCCAACCTCGTCACCGACGTGCTGTACGGCGTGATCGACCCCCGGATCCGGTACTCGTGA
- a CDS encoding ABC transporter substrate-binding protein yields MFRRTLVSLALAFTLGTAGADKVITGAFDQGPGGAAQQFNPLTNTAGFTWLNKIYSTLVLYDVGFKKVSGDLASSWVIADGGKKYTFILRDGVKWHDGSAFTSKDVKFSIELANNPDSGSAFAAKFGNITTIQTPNARTVVLTLSKPNAALLDALTNFMILPAAPLSKIPARDLRTSAWWRTSPVGTGPFRWGRLVPDQYNELTANPTYFRGRPKVDRLVNRYFKEQAAAVLALKSGDIDFTYLTLDDTRSFTGSAVSILSGPSQVANYLGFNNAAPLFKDVRVRQALLHAIDRTTIVKQLYGGGAELANCPVTNARYVPKGVNTYAYDPAKARQLLQAAGWNGNQTVEVMTYYGDQLSKDVLVTIQQMLAQVGFRITPRFVDVPTYNQTTAGSSFSMVYAGIGNGPDPDTLYPSLHSDFIPPNGVNRMKVSVPALNRLFEQGQESAAPAARTKAYQTMCTLVNQQLPWDVLWTAKRFGGASSRLVNFVWTPAPGGGRYNDQAQLWDIK; encoded by the coding sequence ATGTTCAGACGCACCCTCGTCAGCCTCGCCCTCGCGTTCACGCTCGGCACCGCCGGCGCCGACAAGGTCATCACCGGCGCCTTCGACCAGGGGCCGGGGGGCGCGGCCCAGCAGTTCAACCCGCTGACCAACACGGCCGGCTTCACGTGGCTGAACAAGATCTATTCCACGCTGGTGCTCTACGACGTGGGCTTCAAGAAGGTCAGCGGCGACCTGGCCAGCTCGTGGGTGATCGCCGATGGCGGGAAGAAGTACACGTTCATCCTGAGGGACGGCGTGAAGTGGCACGACGGCAGTGCCTTCACCTCGAAGGACGTGAAGTTCAGCATCGAACTCGCCAACAACCCGGACTCCGGGAGCGCCTTCGCCGCGAAGTTCGGGAACATCACCACAATCCAGACCCCCAATGCCCGGACGGTCGTGCTGACCCTCAGCAAGCCCAACGCGGCGCTGCTCGACGCCCTGACGAACTTCATGATCCTGCCGGCCGCGCCCCTCTCGAAGATACCCGCCAGGGATCTGCGCACCTCGGCGTGGTGGCGCACCAGTCCGGTCGGCACCGGGCCCTTCCGATGGGGCCGGCTCGTGCCGGATCAGTACAACGAGCTCACGGCGAATCCCACGTATTTCCGGGGTCGGCCCAAGGTCGACCGGCTCGTGAACCGCTACTTCAAGGAACAGGCCGCCGCCGTCCTGGCCCTCAAGAGCGGCGACATCGACTTCACCTACCTGACGCTGGACGACACCAGGAGCTTCACCGGCAGCGCCGTGAGCATCCTCAGCGGGCCGTCGCAGGTCGCGAACTACCTGGGCTTCAACAACGCCGCCCCCCTGTTCAAGGACGTGCGGGTGCGCCAGGCGCTTCTGCACGCCATCGACCGGACGACCATCGTCAAGCAGCTGTACGGCGGCGGCGCGGAACTGGCGAACTGCCCGGTCACGAACGCCCGCTATGTGCCCAAGGGCGTGAACACCTACGCCTACGATCCCGCCAAGGCCCGCCAGCTGCTCCAGGCGGCCGGATGGAACGGCAACCAGACCGTGGAGGTCATGACGTACTACGGCGACCAGCTGAGCAAGGACGTGCTGGTCACGATCCAGCAGATGCTCGCGCAGGTCGGGTTCAGGATCACGCCGCGCTTCGTGGACGTCCCCACGTACAACCAGACGACCGCCGGCAGCAGCTTCAGCATGGTGTACGCCGGCATCGGCAACGGCCCGGATCCCGACACGCTGTACCCCAGCCTGCACTCGGACTTCATCCCGCCGAACGGCGTGAACCGCATGAAGGTCAGCGTCCCGGCGCTGAACCGGCTGTTCGAGCAGGGCCAGGAATCCGCCGCACCCGCCGCGCGCACCAAGGCCTACCAGACCATGTGCACGCTCGTAAACCAGCAGCTTCCGTGGGATGTGCTGTGGACGGCCAAACGCTTCGGCGGGGCCAGCAGCAGGCTCGTGAACTTCGTGTGGACGCCCGCGCCGGGTGGCGGGCGCTACAACGACCAGGCGCAGCTGTGGGACATCAAGTAG
- a CDS encoding IclR family transcriptional regulator domain-containing protein: MFTTPDSIAPLYCRDVGKQFLADLPPARMNKMIDNTGLRPWTPHTINSADDLDAALQVVRQQGYAVDDEEREIGVRCLFTPILSDTVVVTDGGAESLSLYPRDLAALVIPV; this comes from the coding sequence GTGTTCACCACGCCGGACTCCATCGCGCCGCTGTATTGCAGAGACGTCGGCAAGCAGTTCTTGGCGGATCTGCCGCCGGCCCGCATGAACAAGATGATCGACAATACCGGCCTGCGCCCCTGGACGCCGCACACCATCAACAGCGCCGACGACCTAGACGCGGCATTGCAGGTCGTGCGCCAGCAGGGCTACGCTGTGGACGACGAGGAGCGCGAGATCGGCGTGCGCTGCCTGTTCACGCCCATCCTCTCGGACACGGTGGTCGTCACCGATGGTGGCGCGGAGAGCCTGAGCCTGTACCCGCGCGATCTGGCGGCCCTGGTGATTCCAGTGTGA
- a CDS encoding carbohydrate ABC transporter permease yields the protein MRAERAPRWSWALYALLILVSLPFLLPLLWLLLSAFKTSAAIFSSPFDLDPARLSAANFRQVFAEYPFARQYFNSVYIAALVVPLTMGLSALAGYAFARLRFPGRDAVFILTLVAMMVPSELTAVPQFVVFSRLGLTNSHLPVIVTQIFSATGALAVFLMRQHFITLPPELDDAGRVDGLGTLGVFRHIMLPLSRPALATVAIFAVLNSWNDYFNPLIYLSREGLLTLPLALQRFTDPLGGVYWNLTLAGGVLVALPVLLTFLLAQRQFIESLAASGTKG from the coding sequence ATGAGAGCTGAGCGCGCGCCCCGCTGGTCGTGGGCGCTGTACGCGCTGCTGATCCTCGTCAGCCTGCCGTTTCTGCTCCCGTTGCTGTGGCTGCTGTTGTCGGCCTTCAAGACCAGCGCGGCGATCTTCTCCTCGCCCTTTGACCTTGATCCCGCCCGGCTGAGCGCCGCGAATTTTCGTCAGGTGTTCGCCGAGTATCCGTTTGCCCGGCAGTACTTCAACAGCGTCTACATCGCCGCGCTGGTCGTGCCCCTCACCATGGGGCTCTCCGCGCTGGCCGGGTACGCCTTCGCGCGGCTGCGCTTCCCCGGCCGGGACGCGGTGTTCATCCTGACGCTCGTCGCCATGATGGTGCCCAGCGAACTCACGGCGGTGCCGCAGTTCGTAGTCTTCAGCCGCCTGGGCCTCACCAATTCCCACCTTCCGGTGATCGTCACGCAGATCTTCAGCGCCACTGGCGCGCTCGCGGTCTTCCTGATGCGCCAGCATTTCATCACGCTGCCCCCGGAACTCGACGACGCCGGCCGGGTCGATGGCCTGGGCACCCTGGGCGTGTTCCGGCACATCATGCTGCCCCTGTCGCGGCCCGCGCTGGCCACGGTGGCGATCTTCGCGGTGCTGAACTCATGGAACGACTATTTCAACCCGCTGATCTACCTCAGCCGCGAGGGGCTGCTGACCCTGCCGCTGGCGCTCCAGCGCTTCACGGATCCGCTTGGCGGCGTGTACTGGAACCTCACGCTCGCCGGCGGCGTGCTCGTCGCCCTGCCGGTGCTCCTCACCTTCCTCCTCGCGCAGCGGCAGTTCATCGAGAGCCTCGCCGCCAGCGGCACCAAAGGCTGA
- a CDS encoding dihydrodipicolinate synthase family protein, with amino-acid sequence MTQHDLTQLHGIIPPVVTPLTPDFQVDEPALRRVLRHLLAGGVHGLFLLGSTSEVVFMDAPQRREVLRIAADEVAGHVPLLAGVIDPTTDRVIAHARDALAAGIDGLVVTAPFYTRTSQPEIVEHFRAVQAAVPLPILAYDIPVCVHVKLERDTIVTLRREGVITGLKDSSGDDTNFRLLARACADDLGFRLFTGSELMVDTALLVGAHGCVPGLGNVDPAGYVALYEAACREDWREARRIQERLIRLFGVALQGTPRTSPGASGVGGFKTAMKLLGLIPTHHMHRPNAPLDATETHRVQAILRAEGLLTPA; translated from the coding sequence ATGACCCAGCACGACCTGACCCAGCTCCACGGCATCATCCCGCCCGTCGTCACGCCACTGACGCCCGACTTCCAGGTGGACGAACCCGCGCTGAGGCGCGTGCTGCGTCACCTGCTCGCCGGCGGCGTGCACGGCCTGTTCCTGCTGGGCTCCACCAGCGAGGTCGTCTTCATGGACGCCCCCCAGCGGCGCGAGGTGCTGCGCATCGCGGCGGACGAGGTGGCCGGCCACGTGCCCCTGCTGGCGGGCGTGATCGACCCCACCACAGACCGCGTCATCGCGCACGCCCGCGACGCCCTGGCCGCCGGCATAGACGGCCTGGTCGTCACGGCCCCCTTCTACACGCGCACCAGCCAGCCGGAGATCGTGGAGCACTTCCGCGCCGTGCAGGCGGCCGTGCCCCTGCCGATCCTGGCGTACGACATTCCCGTGTGCGTCCATGTGAAGCTCGAGCGCGACACCATCGTCACGCTGCGCCGCGAGGGCGTGATCACCGGCCTGAAGGACAGCAGCGGCGACGACACGAACTTCCGCCTGCTCGCCCGGGCGTGTGCGGACGACCTGGGCTTCCGGCTGTTCACCGGCTCCGAGCTGATGGTCGACACGGCCCTGCTGGTGGGCGCACACGGCTGCGTGCCGGGCCTGGGCAACGTCGACCCCGCAGGCTACGTCGCGCTGTACGAGGCCGCCTGCCGCGAGGACTGGCGGGAGGCCCGGCGGATTCAGGAGCGCCTGATCCGGCTCTTCGGCGTCGCCCTCCAGGGCACGCCGCGCACCAGTCCCGGCGCATCCGGCGTGGGCGGCTTCAAGACCGCCATGAAGCTGCTGGGGCTGATCCCCACCCACCACATGCACCGCCCGAACGCCCCGCTGGACGCCACCGAGACGCACCGCGTGCAGGCGATCCTCCGGGCCGAGGGCCTGCTCACGCCGGCATGA
- the opp4C gene encoding oligopeptide ABC transporter permease has translation MTAALTVSPLARTPTRLAMGRFLRHRLAVVGLILLGAVVLLVLLGPILAPFRPDDIDLLARNQGPGARHWLGTDQTGRDVFARTVAAGRVSLMVGLFSTLISVAVGTTLGALAGFFGGWVDNVIMRFVDVVMTFPSIIVLLTLAAIIGPGLDKTIVIIGLLGWPLAARLVRAKLLSVRELEFIAAATALGASDRRILLRHALPNVLDVLVVFFSLGVASAILTEAGLSFLGLGVQPPQASWGNLLSTARELTILEAYPWQWMPAGALILITVLATNFLGDGLRDALDPKSRP, from the coding sequence ATGACAGCCGCCCTCACTGTGTCTCCCCTGGCCCGAACCCCAACCCGGCTGGCCATGGGCCGCTTCCTCAGGCACCGCCTCGCGGTCGTGGGCCTGATCCTGCTCGGCGCGGTCGTCCTGCTGGTGCTGCTCGGGCCGATCCTCGCGCCGTTCAGACCCGACGACATCGACCTGCTCGCCCGCAACCAGGGGCCGGGCGCACGGCACTGGCTGGGCACGGATCAGACCGGGCGGGATGTCTTCGCGCGCACCGTCGCGGCCGGCCGCGTCTCGCTGATGGTGGGCCTGTTCAGCACCCTGATCTCCGTCGCAGTCGGCACCACGCTCGGGGCGCTCGCCGGGTTCTTCGGCGGGTGGGTGGACAACGTGATCATGCGCTTCGTCGACGTCGTCATGACCTTCCCCAGCATCATCGTGCTGCTCACCCTCGCCGCGATCATCGGCCCCGGCCTGGACAAGACCATCGTCATCATCGGGCTGCTGGGCTGGCCGCTGGCCGCGCGGCTGGTGCGCGCCAAGCTGCTGTCGGTGCGGGAACTGGAGTTCATCGCCGCCGCCACGGCGCTGGGAGCCTCCGACCGGCGCATCCTGCTGCGGCACGCCCTGCCGAACGTGCTGGACGTGCTGGTCGTGTTCTTCAGCCTGGGGGTGGCGAGCGCCATCCTGACCGAGGCAGGCCTGAGCTTCCTCGGCCTGGGGGTACAGCCGCCGCAGGCGAGCTGGGGCAACCTGCTGAGCACCGCGCGCGAACTCACGATTCTGGAGGCGTACCCATGGCAGTGGATGCCGGCCGGGGCACTGATCCTGATCACGGTGCTCGCCACAAACTTCCTGGGAGACGGCCTGCGCGACGCCCTCGACCCCAAGAGCCGACCGTGA